One segment of Eretmochelys imbricata isolate rEreImb1 chromosome 5, rEreImb1.hap1, whole genome shotgun sequence DNA contains the following:
- the FOXB2 gene encoding forkhead box protein B2 gives MPRPGKSSYSDQKPPYSYISLTAMAIQHSAEKMLPLSDIYKFIMERFPYYREHTQRWQNSLRHNLSFNDCFIKIPRRPDQPGKGSFWALHPDCGDMFENGSFLRRRKRFKVLRPEPPLPGGVPKGPAPPPHVVHYFHPQHPGKMPGLGTSEAAVAAAAAAAAAAAAGVGRLPQFQPYGLNGSSPSSGFKHPFAIENIIGRDYKGVIQASGLPLASVMHHLGYPVSSQLSNMVSSVWPHVGVMDSMASMPVSHEYGPFGVPMKALCHPPGQTMPAVPVPIKPTPALPPVSAIPALTVNPSQICPSTSPASSSLLEQTPPTPSEGKSALHSVLVHS, from the coding sequence ATGCCGAGGCCGGGGAAGAGCTCCTACAGCGACCAGAAGCCCCCCTACTCCTACATCTCGCTGACGGCCATGGCCATCCAGCACTCGGCCGAGAAGATGCTGCCCCTGAGCGACATCTACAAGTTCATCATGGAGCGCTTCCCCTACTACCGGGAGCACACGCAGCGCTGGCAGAACTCCCTGCGCCACAACCTCTCCTTCAACGACTGCTTCATCAAGATCCCGCGCCGGCCCGACCAGCCGGGCAAGGGCAGCTTCTGGGCGCTGCACCCGGACTGCGGCGACATGTTCGAGAACGGCAGCTTCCTGCGGCGCCGCAAGCGCTTCAAGGTGCTGCGCCCCGAGCCGCCGCTGCCCGGCGGGGTGCCCAAGGGCCCCGCGCCCCCGCCGCACGTGGTGCACTACTTCCACCCGCAGCACCCGGGCAAGATGCCGGGCCTGGGCACCTCGGAGGCTGCCgtggccgccgccgccgccgccgccgccgccgccgcggccGGCGTCGGGAGGCTGCCCCAGTTCCAGCCCTACGGCCTCAATGGGAGCAGCCCGTCGTCCGGCTTCAAACACCCCTTCGCCATCGAGAACATCATCGGGAGAGATTACAAGGGGGTGATCCAGGCCAGCGGGCTGCCCTTGGCTTCAGTGATGCACCATCTCGGGTACCCGGTGTCCAGCCAGCTCAGCAACATGGTCAGCTCGGTGTGGCCTCACGTGGGGGTGATGGACTCGATGGCCAGCATGCCCGTGTCTCACGAGTATGGACCATTTGGGGTGCCCATGAAGGCTCTCTGCCACCCACCGGGCCAGACTATGCCAGCGGTTCCTGTGCCCATCAaacccaccccagctctgccacctgtGTCTGCCATCCCCGCGCTGACCGTCAACCCTTCGCAGATCTGCCCTTCCACTTCTCCAGCGTCTTCTTCCCTCCTTGAGCAGACCCCGCCAACCCCCTCCGAGGGCAAGAGCGCCTTACACTCTGTGCTAGTACATTCCTAA